In one Desulfoferula mesophila genomic region, the following are encoded:
- a CDS encoding acyl-CoA dehydrogenase translates to MAFALTEEQVMIQTMARDFAREVLLPTASERDRTHEFPRDNLLQMGELGFMGMMVPDTYGGAGVDTVSYALALSEIAYACASTAVVMSVHNSICCEALVRFASEEQKQHWLPRMTTGECIGAFALTEPGAGSDPSSQRTTAVLDGDEWVINGAKQFITTGKNAGVVMVTAVTDKNKRHRGISAFLVPQGTPGMIVGKVEEKLGLRASDTVQLIFEDCRVPMESILGKPGDGFRMAMVCLDSGRIGIAAQSVGVAMACLDEAMEFTKAREQFGRPISDFQGIRWKLADMATQIEAARLLFLNAASLKDLGKRYSMEASMAKLFASEMVQQVAGQAIQMHGGYGFCSEYPVERHYRDCRVFTLYEGTSEIQRVVISNNLLGPQMVR, encoded by the coding sequence ATGGCCTTTGCGCTGACCGAAGAGCAGGTGATGATCCAGACCATGGCGCGGGACTTCGCCCGAGAGGTGCTTTTGCCCACCGCCTCGGAGCGCGACCGCACCCATGAGTTTCCCCGCGATAACCTGCTCCAAATGGGCGAGCTGGGCTTCATGGGCATGATGGTGCCCGATACCTACGGCGGGGCGGGGGTGGACACCGTGAGCTACGCCCTGGCCCTGAGCGAGATCGCCTATGCCTGCGCTTCCACCGCCGTGGTGATGAGCGTACACAACTCCATCTGCTGCGAGGCCCTGGTGCGCTTCGCCAGCGAGGAGCAAAAGCAGCACTGGCTACCCCGGATGACCACCGGGGAGTGCATCGGGGCCTTTGCCCTCACCGAACCGGGCGCGGGCTCCGACCCCTCCAGCCAGCGCACCACCGCCGTCTTGGACGGCGACGAGTGGGTGATCAACGGGGCCAAGCAGTTCATCACCACCGGCAAGAACGCCGGGGTGGTGATGGTCACCGCCGTGACCGACAAAAACAAGCGCCACCGGGGCATCAGCGCCTTTTTGGTGCCCCAGGGCACCCCGGGCATGATCGTGGGCAAGGTGGAGGAAAAGCTGGGGCTCAGGGCCAGCGACACGGTGCAGCTCATCTTCGAGGACTGCCGGGTGCCCATGGAGAGCATCCTGGGCAAGCCGGGGGACGGCTTCCGCATGGCCATGGTCTGCCTGGACAGCGGGCGCATCGGCATCGCCGCCCAGTCGGTGGGCGTGGCCATGGCTTGCCTGGACGAGGCCATGGAGTTCACCAAGGCCCGAGAGCAGTTCGGGCGGCCCATCAGCGATTTTCAGGGCATCCGCTGGAAACTGGCCGACATGGCCACCCAGATCGAGGCGGCGCGGCTTTTGTTCCTCAACGCGGCCAGCCTCAAGGACCTGGGCAAGCGCTACTCCATGGAGGCCTCCATGGCCAAGCTGTTCGCCAGCGAGATGGTGCAGCAGGTGGCGGGTCAGGCCATCCAGATGCACGGGGGCTACGGCTTCTGCTCCGAATACCCCGTGGAACGCCACTACCGCGACTGCCGGGTGTTCACCCTGTACGAGGGCACCAGCGAGATTCAGCGGGTGGTGATCAGCAACAACTTGTTGGGGCCGCAGATGGTGCGCTGA
- a CDS encoding Ppx/GppA phosphatase family protein, whose translation MIAAALDLGSNTLRLLVAEVGNGDYRDLERGLATPRLGRGLRPGFPLAPAARRAAWEQARLFVERARSLGARRIALGATQACRLAADGEEFVAGLGRELGLDVAVILEGEQEAELSRTGILSRLEGSPQGAVLADVGGGSTEVAALEGGWAHSLPLGAVSLTEAHLAGDPPAAGEMAALSQAALQTLEPLARIEAQRLVATAGTAATVGALLLGMATYEAGRVNNLAVSRNQLEEQLERLAALPLAQRKLQPGLEPERADIILAGMAILRGLLLVLHLEQMTVMDAGLLEGILLRWATA comes from the coding sequence ATGATCGCCGCCGCCCTGGACCTGGGGTCCAATACCCTGCGGCTGTTGGTGGCCGAAGTTGGCAATGGCGACTACCGCGATCTGGAGCGAGGCCTGGCCACTCCGCGCCTGGGCCGGGGCCTGCGCCCCGGTTTTCCCCTGGCTCCCGCCGCCCGCCGGGCCGCTTGGGAGCAGGCCCGGCTTTTCGTGGAACGGGCTCGTTCCCTGGGCGCCCGGCGCATCGCCCTGGGGGCCACCCAGGCCTGCCGCTTGGCCGCGGACGGCGAGGAGTTCGTGGCTGGGTTGGGCCGGGAGCTGGGCCTGGACGTGGCCGTCATCCTGGAGGGCGAGCAAGAGGCCGAGCTGTCCCGGACCGGCATCTTGAGCCGCCTGGAGGGCTCGCCCCAAGGGGCGGTGCTGGCCGACGTGGGGGGCGGCTCCACCGAGGTGGCGGCCCTGGAGGGCGGCTGGGCCCACAGCCTGCCCCTGGGCGCGGTGAGCCTCACCGAAGCCCACCTCGCCGGCGATCCGCCGGCCGCCGGGGAAATGGCCGCCCTGAGCCAGGCCGCGCTCCAGACTCTGGAGCCCCTGGCCCGGATCGAGGCCCAGCGCCTGGTGGCCACCGCGGGCACGGCGGCCACGGTGGGGGCCTTGCTTTTGGGCATGGCCACCTATGAGGCGGGGCGGGTGAACAACCTGGCGGTGAGCCGGAATCAACTGGAAGAGCAACTCGAGCGCCTGGCCGCCCTGCCCCTGGCCCAGCGCAAATTACAACCGGGCCTGGAGCCCGAGCGGGCTGATATAATACTGGCAGGCATGGCCATCTTGCGCGGCCTTCTGCTGGTTTTGCACCTGGAACAAATGACGGTTATGGACGCGGGCCTGCTTGAAGGCATTCTCCTTCGGTGGGCCACGGCCTAG
- a CDS encoding helix-turn-helix domain-containing protein yields the protein MARKVKPQSLGQRIRRLRERQEMSLETVANMTGQSLENLALIEKDEMIPPVALLLTLSRALEVDSGELLKDEDEAEAAERRVEAVKKRTDHYSYRVLTPEAGHRHLKGFLVTIDPTSDLEGAGYQHEGEEFVYVLKGEAEVKVGQNLNQLKTGDSLHFNSNLVHTLRNPGEETAELLVVLFTP from the coding sequence ATGGCACGCAAGGTGAAACCCCAGTCCCTGGGCCAGCGCATCAGGCGCCTGCGGGAGCGCCAGGAGATGAGCCTGGAGACCGTGGCCAACATGACCGGCCAGTCTCTGGAGAACCTGGCGCTGATCGAAAAAGACGAGATGATCCCCCCGGTGGCCCTGTTGCTCACCCTGTCGCGCGCCTTGGAGGTGGACAGCGGCGAGCTGCTCAAGGACGAGGACGAGGCCGAGGCCGCCGAGCGCCGGGTGGAGGCGGTAAAGAAACGCACCGACCATTACTCCTACCGGGTGCTCACCCCCGAGGCGGGCCACCGCCACCTCAAGGGCTTTTTGGTGACCATCGACCCCACCAGCGATCTGGAGGGGGCGGGTTATCAGCACGAAGGCGAGGAGTTCGTCTACGTGCTCAAGGGAGAGGCCGAGGTCAAGGTGGGCCAGAACCTCAACCAGCTGAAAACCGGCGACAGCCTGCATTTCAATTCCAACCTGGTGCACACCCTGCGCAACCCCGGAGAAGAGACCGCCGAGCTTTTGGTCGTTTTGTTTACGCCGTAA
- the guaB gene encoding IMP dehydrogenase, producing MPSHHPTEGLTFDDLLLKPGHSQVLPREVDTSTQLTRAVSLNAPIVTAAMDTVTDSRTAISIARQGGLGFIHKNMPIEDQALEVIKVKKSESGMIVDPVTVGPEASLHQVLELMSRYRISGVPVVVEGKKLVGIITNRDLRFETNLDQPVSQVMTKDHLVTAREGITLEESKAILHQHRIEKLLVTDGEGNLKGLITIKDIEKVRKYPFSTKDSLGRLRAGAAVGAGDEGLQRAEALINAGVDVLVVDSAHGHAQGVIDTVAEIKRAFPDAQLVAGNIATAEGAKALIDAGADAVKVGVGPGSICTTRVVAGVGVPQMSAIFEVSEVTTAAGVPLVADGGVKFSGDLTKALAGGAQVVMIGSLFAGTEESPGETILFQGRRYKVYRGMGSIDAMRQGSADRYGQDQTVEANKMVPEGIVGRVPYRGKLADSVYQLLGGLKAGMGYVGAANLEELRAKASFVKITAAGLRESHVHDVTITKEAPNYRVE from the coding sequence ATGCCATCTCACCATCCCACTGAAGGCCTTACTTTTGACGACCTGTTGCTCAAGCCGGGCCATAGCCAAGTCCTGCCCCGCGAGGTGGACACCTCCACCCAGCTCACCCGCGCGGTGAGCCTGAACGCCCCCATCGTCACCGCGGCCATGGACACGGTCACCGATTCCAGGACCGCCATCAGCATCGCCCGCCAGGGAGGCCTGGGCTTCATCCACAAGAACATGCCCATCGAGGACCAGGCCTTGGAAGTTATCAAGGTCAAAAAGTCCGAATCGGGCATGATCGTGGACCCGGTCACCGTGGGGCCCGAGGCCAGCCTGCACCAGGTGTTGGAGTTGATGAGCCGCTACCGCATCAGCGGGGTGCCGGTGGTGGTAGAAGGCAAGAAGCTCGTCGGCATCATCACCAACCGGGACCTGCGTTTCGAGACCAACCTGGACCAGCCGGTGAGCCAGGTGATGACCAAGGACCACCTGGTCACCGCCCGGGAAGGCATCACCCTGGAGGAATCCAAGGCCATCCTGCACCAGCACCGCATCGAAAAGCTGCTGGTCACCGACGGCGAGGGCAACCTCAAGGGCCTGATCACCATCAAGGACATCGAGAAGGTGCGCAAGTATCCCTTCTCGACCAAGGATTCCCTGGGCCGCCTCAGGGCCGGGGCGGCGGTGGGAGCCGGCGATGAGGGCCTCCAGCGGGCCGAGGCCCTGATCAACGCCGGGGTGGACGTCCTGGTGGTGGATTCGGCCCACGGCCACGCCCAAGGGGTCATCGACACGGTGGCCGAGATCAAGCGGGCCTTTCCCGATGCCCAGCTGGTGGCGGGCAATATCGCCACCGCCGAGGGGGCCAAGGCCCTCATCGACGCCGGGGCCGACGCGGTCAAGGTGGGCGTGGGGCCGGGCAGCATCTGCACCACCCGGGTGGTGGCCGGCGTGGGCGTGCCCCAGATGAGCGCCATCTTCGAGGTGTCGGAGGTCACGACCGCCGCCGGGGTGCCCCTGGTGGCCGACGGCGGAGTCAAGTTCTCCGGCGACCTCACCAAGGCCCTGGCCGGTGGGGCCCAGGTGGTGATGATCGGCTCGCTGTTCGCGGGCACCGAGGAGAGCCCCGGCGAGACGATCCTCTTCCAGGGGCGCCGCTACAAGGTCTACCGGGGCATGGGCTCCATCGACGCCATGCGCCAAGGCAGCGCCGACCGCTACGGCCAGGACCAGACCGTCGAGGCCAACAAGATGGTGCCCGAGGGCATCGTGGGCCGGGTGCCCTACCGGGGCAAGCTGGCCGACAGCGTGTACCAGCTCTTGGGCGGGCTCAAGGCGGGCATGGGCTACGTGGGCGCGGCCAACCTGGAAGAGCTCAGGGCCAAGGCCAGCTTCGTGAAGATAACCGCCGCAGGCCTGCGCGAGAGCCACGTGCACGACGTGACCATTACCAAGGAAGCCCCCAACTACCGGGTGGAGTGA
- the dnaE gene encoding DNA polymerase III subunit alpha, with amino-acid sequence MTPPFVHLHTHTQYSLLDGAIRLPDLMKRAKELGMDTVAMTDHGNMFGAIHFQQKAKDAGLKPIIGCEVYVAPGDRRDKEHRPGQIVANHLVLLAKDLIGYQNLVRLVSAGFTEGFYYKPRIDMELLREHHEGLIAMSACLQGKVPQLMLAGRDDLAEAAAREFAQIMGENNFFIELQDAGLPEQKKVNPGLIDLARRLGLGLVATNDCHYLRREDHEAHDVLLCIQTGKTVDAADRMKLSGEIYFKSPEEMADLFPELPETISNCADIAARCNMEIPLGQLRFPVFHLDNGETAEDRLRKVSWEGLDKRLKEIEQRGLAFDRQEYKDRLEYELDVLCKMGFPGYFLVVADFINWAKDHGIPVGPGRGSAAGSLVAYSMRITDLDPIRYKLIFERFLNIERKSMPDIDVDFCYNRRGEVIEYVTQKYGADHVSQIITYGTMQARAVLRDVGRAMNIPYNEVDQIAKLVPAKLGISLDEALDSEPRLVERMKADPQVQKLLDIARLLEGLPRHASTHAAGVVIGDVPLDQVVPLYRGTGEENVTQFDMKCVEKAGLIKFDFLGLKTLTVIALAVEMVRANHDPDFAIEDIDLEDRPTFELLSRGDTTGVFQLESSGMKELLAKLRPEVFEDVIALVALYRPGPLESGMVDDFVARKHGTKKVSYDLPQLEPVLKETYGVIVYQEQVMEIAMRLAGYSLGEGDILRRAMGKKDPQVMSQQKERFLEGALEKGIPREKSGALFDLIEKFAGYGFNKSHSAAYALIAYQTAFLKAHYPLEFMAALLTSEVNDTDKVMAHIGECRERGLTVLPPDINHSGIDFTVADNAIRFGLAAVKNVGRGAVEAIIAAREQGDEFSGLHDLCERVDLRKVNRRVLESLVKCGAFDSTGAHRAQLMAVLDEALEHGQKMRRDSDAGQSSIFELMSGGAEAAAPELPNVPLWSESDRLSYEKEAIGFYITGHPLSDYQDEIKRLGTLDTVSLKAASDGMSITMAGVAAKIKEKITKKGDRMAFVDMEDLKGTVEVICFPDCYAKAADLLSGDEPVLVKGTVDKDERGIKIKATAVEPLTGAAQARTSRLRLRLEATGLTREKMVLLRQALAKHPGACRVSLHLSVPGKGEAVLALPGQYRVEAAPALFDQVNELFGHPVVEPVLSGD; translated from the coding sequence ATGACACCGCCCTTCGTCCATCTGCACACTCACACCCAATACAGCCTGCTGGACGGGGCCATCCGCCTGCCCGACCTCATGAAGCGAGCCAAGGAACTGGGCATGGACACCGTGGCCATGACCGACCACGGCAACATGTTCGGGGCCATCCACTTCCAGCAAAAGGCCAAGGACGCGGGGCTCAAGCCCATCATCGGCTGCGAGGTCTACGTGGCCCCCGGCGACCGTAGGGACAAGGAGCACCGCCCCGGCCAGATCGTCGCCAACCACCTGGTGCTGTTGGCCAAGGACCTCATTGGCTACCAGAACCTGGTGCGCCTGGTCAGCGCCGGGTTCACCGAGGGCTTCTACTACAAGCCGCGCATCGACATGGAGCTGTTGCGCGAGCACCACGAGGGGCTCATCGCCATGAGCGCCTGCCTGCAGGGCAAGGTGCCCCAGCTCATGCTGGCCGGGCGCGACGACCTGGCCGAGGCCGCGGCCCGCGAGTTCGCCCAAATCATGGGCGAGAACAACTTTTTCATCGAGCTGCAGGACGCCGGGCTGCCCGAGCAGAAGAAGGTCAACCCCGGCCTCATCGACCTGGCCCGGCGCCTGGGTCTGGGCCTGGTGGCCACCAACGATTGCCACTACCTCAGGCGCGAAGACCACGAGGCCCACGACGTGCTCCTGTGCATCCAGACCGGCAAGACGGTGGACGCGGCCGACCGCATGAAGCTCTCGGGCGAGATCTACTTCAAGTCGCCCGAGGAGATGGCCGACCTGTTCCCCGAGCTGCCCGAGACCATCTCCAACTGCGCGGACATCGCCGCCCGCTGCAACATGGAGATACCCCTGGGCCAACTCCGCTTCCCGGTGTTCCACCTGGACAACGGGGAGACCGCCGAGGACCGGCTGCGCAAGGTCTCCTGGGAGGGCCTGGACAAGCGCCTCAAGGAGATCGAACAGCGGGGCCTGGCCTTTGACCGCCAGGAGTACAAGGACCGCCTGGAATACGAGCTGGACGTGCTGTGCAAGATGGGCTTCCCCGGCTATTTCCTGGTGGTGGCCGACTTCATCAACTGGGCCAAGGACCACGGCATCCCCGTGGGCCCGGGGCGCGGTTCGGCGGCCGGCAGCCTGGTGGCCTATTCCATGCGCATCACCGACCTGGACCCCATCCGCTACAAGCTGATCTTCGAGCGCTTCCTGAACATCGAGCGCAAGTCCATGCCCGACATCGACGTGGACTTTTGCTACAACCGCCGGGGCGAGGTGATCGAGTACGTCACCCAGAAGTACGGGGCGGACCACGTCTCCCAGATCATCACCTACGGGACCATGCAGGCCCGGGCGGTGCTGCGCGACGTGGGCCGGGCCATGAACATCCCCTACAACGAGGTGGACCAGATCGCCAAGTTGGTGCCCGCCAAGCTGGGCATCTCCCTGGACGAGGCCCTGGACTCCGAGCCCCGCCTGGTGGAGCGCATGAAGGCCGACCCCCAGGTGCAAAAGCTCCTGGACATCGCCCGCCTGTTGGAGGGCCTGCCCCGCCACGCCTCCACCCATGCCGCCGGGGTGGTCATCGGCGACGTGCCCCTGGATCAGGTGGTGCCCCTCTATCGCGGCACCGGCGAGGAAAACGTCACCCAGTTCGACATGAAGTGCGTGGAAAAGGCCGGGCTGATCAAGTTCGACTTTCTGGGCCTCAAGACCCTGACGGTCATCGCCCTGGCCGTGGAGATGGTGCGGGCCAACCACGATCCCGACTTCGCCATCGAGGACATCGACCTGGAGGACCGGCCCACCTTTGAGCTGCTTTCCCGGGGCGACACCACCGGCGTGTTCCAGTTGGAGTCATCGGGCATGAAGGAGCTGTTGGCCAAGCTCAGGCCCGAGGTGTTCGAGGACGTCATCGCCCTGGTGGCCCTGTACCGGCCCGGCCCCCTGGAGTCGGGCATGGTGGACGACTTCGTGGCCCGCAAGCACGGCACCAAAAAGGTGTCCTACGACCTGCCCCAGCTGGAGCCGGTGCTCAAGGAGACCTACGGGGTCATCGTGTACCAGGAGCAGGTCATGGAGATCGCCATGCGCCTGGCGGGCTACTCCCTGGGCGAGGGCGACATCCTGCGCCGGGCCATGGGCAAAAAAGACCCCCAGGTCATGAGCCAGCAAAAGGAGCGCTTTCTGGAGGGCGCCCTGGAAAAGGGCATACCCCGCGAAAAGTCGGGCGCTCTGTTCGACCTCATCGAAAAATTCGCGGGCTACGGCTTCAACAAGTCCCACTCCGCCGCCTATGCCCTCATCGCCTATCAGACCGCCTTCCTCAAGGCCCACTACCCGCTGGAGTTCATGGCCGCGCTGCTCACCAGCGAGGTCAACGACACCGACAAGGTCATGGCCCATATCGGCGAGTGCCGCGAGCGCGGCCTCACCGTGCTGCCACCGGACATCAACCACTCGGGCATCGACTTCACCGTGGCCGACAACGCCATCCGCTTCGGCCTGGCCGCGGTAAAGAACGTGGGGCGCGGCGCGGTGGAGGCCATCATCGCCGCTCGGGAACAAGGCGACGAGTTCAGCGGCCTGCACGACCTGTGCGAGCGGGTGGATTTGCGCAAGGTCAACCGCCGAGTATTGGAGAGCCTGGTCAAGTGCGGGGCCTTTGACAGCACCGGAGCCCACCGGGCCCAACTGATGGCGGTATTGGACGAGGCCCTGGAGCATGGCCAGAAGATGCGCCGCGACAGCGACGCGGGCCAATCCTCCATCTTCGAGCTCATGAGCGGGGGGGCCGAGGCCGCCGCGCCGGAGCTACCCAACGTACCCCTGTGGAGCGAGTCCGACCGCCTGTCCTACGAGAAGGAAGCCATCGGCTTTTACATCACCGGCCACCCGCTCAGCGACTATCAGGACGAGATCAAGCGTCTGGGCACCCTGGACACGGTGAGCCTCAAGGCGGCCAGCGACGGCATGAGCATCACCATGGCCGGGGTGGCGGCCAAGATAAAAGAGAAGATCACCAAAAAGGGCGATCGCATGGCCTTCGTGGACATGGAGGACCTCAAGGGAACCGTGGAGGTGATCTGCTTCCCGGACTGCTACGCCAAGGCCGCGGATCTCCTGAGCGGCGACGAGCCGGTGCTGGTCAAGGGCACGGTGGACAAGGACGAGCGAGGCATCAAGATCAAGGCCACCGCGGTGGAGCCCCTAACCGGGGCGGCCCAGGCCCGCACCAGCCGCCTGCGCCTGCGCCTGGAGGCCACCGGCCTCACCCGCGAGAAGATGGTGCTGTTGCGCCAGGCCCTGGCCAAGCACCCCGGCGCCTGCCGGGTGTCGCTGCATCTCAGCGTACCCGGCAAGGGCGAGGCGGTGTTGGCCCTGCCCGGCCAATACCGGGTGGAGGCGGCCCCGGCCCTGTTCGACCAGGTCAACGAGCTGTTCGGCCACCCGGTGGTGGAGCCGGTGTTGTCGGGGGATTAG
- the guaA gene encoding glutamine-hydrolyzing GMP synthase — translation MIVSEIHEQKILVLDFGSQTTQLIARRVREARVYCEIHPCTMPPDEIKAYGARGIILSGGPASCYEPGAPSVDPAIFELGVPVLGICYGMQILTHLLGGKVARGAKREYGPAKLNIQRQAGPFRECGLDEPQPVWMSHGDRIEKMPQGFETLAVTANSPVAAMGDPERRIYGVQFHPEVAHTHGGAAMLAAFVLGDCGCDPIWTMHNFAEATIADFKERLGGQKVICALSGGVDSSVVALLLHKAIGKDLTSIFVDNGVLRAGEVAEVAGLFRDVFGLNLVVVDAADLFLDRLKGITDPEEKRRIIGHTFIEVFDAEAAKIAGEVQYLAQGTLYPDVIESVSFKGPSAVIKSHHNVGGLPEKMKLKLVEPLRELFKDECREVGRELGLPETIVSRQPFPGPGLAIRIMGEVTRPRLATLREADAIVQEEMRASDLYTKVWQSFAVLVPVKTVGVMGDERTYEDVVALRIVDSVDAMTADWSRVPYEILARLSSRIINEVKGVNRVVLDISSKPPSTIEWE, via the coding sequence GTGATCGTGAGCGAAATACACGAACAGAAAATCCTGGTCCTGGACTTCGGTTCCCAGACCACCCAGCTCATCGCCCGCCGGGTGCGCGAGGCCAGGGTCTACTGCGAGATCCACCCCTGCACCATGCCCCCGGACGAGATCAAGGCCTATGGGGCCAGGGGCATAATTCTCAGCGGCGGCCCGGCCTCCTGCTACGAGCCAGGCGCGCCCAGCGTGGACCCGGCCATCTTCGAGCTGGGGGTGCCGGTGCTGGGCATCTGCTACGGCATGCAGATCCTCACCCACCTTTTGGGCGGCAAGGTGGCCCGGGGCGCCAAGCGCGAATACGGACCGGCCAAGCTCAACATCCAACGGCAGGCCGGCCCTTTCCGCGAATGCGGCCTCGATGAGCCCCAGCCGGTGTGGATGAGCCACGGCGACCGCATCGAAAAGATGCCCCAGGGCTTCGAGACCCTGGCGGTGACCGCCAACTCCCCGGTGGCGGCCATGGGCGACCCCGAGCGGCGCATCTACGGGGTGCAGTTCCACCCCGAGGTGGCCCACACCCACGGCGGCGCGGCCATGCTGGCCGCCTTCGTCTTGGGCGACTGCGGCTGCGACCCCATCTGGACCATGCACAACTTCGCCGAGGCCACCATCGCCGATTTTAAAGAGCGCCTGGGCGGCCAGAAGGTCATCTGCGCCCTGAGCGGCGGAGTGGACTCCTCGGTGGTGGCCCTGTTGCTGCACAAGGCCATCGGCAAGGACCTGACCAGCATCTTCGTGGACAACGGGGTGCTGCGCGCCGGAGAGGTGGCCGAGGTGGCGGGGCTGTTCCGCGACGTCTTCGGCCTCAACCTGGTGGTGGTGGACGCGGCCGACCTGTTCCTGGATCGCCTCAAGGGAATCACCGACCCTGAGGAGAAGCGGCGCATCATCGGCCACACCTTCATCGAGGTGTTCGACGCCGAGGCCGCCAAGATCGCGGGCGAAGTGCAGTACCTGGCCCAGGGCACCCTCTACCCCGACGTCATCGAAAGCGTGAGCTTCAAGGGCCCCAGCGCGGTGATCAAGAGCCACCACAACGTGGGCGGCCTGCCCGAAAAGATGAAGCTCAAGCTGGTGGAGCCCCTCCGGGAGCTGTTCAAGGACGAGTGCCGCGAGGTGGGCCGCGAGCTGGGCCTGCCCGAGACCATCGTCAGCCGCCAGCCCTTTCCCGGCCCCGGCCTGGCCATCCGCATCATGGGCGAGGTGACCCGGCCCCGCCTGGCCACCCTGCGCGAGGCCGACGCCATCGTGCAGGAGGAGATGCGCGCCTCCGATCTGTACACCAAGGTGTGGCAGAGCTTCGCGGTGTTGGTGCCGGTCAAGACCGTGGGGGTCATGGGCGACGAGCGCACCTACGAGGACGTGGTGGCTCTCAGAATCGTGGACAGCGTGGACGCCATGACCGCCGACTGGTCCCGGGTGCCCTACGAGATCTTGGCGCGCCTGTCCAGCCGCATCATCAACGAGGTCAAGGGGGTCAACCGGGTGGTGCTGGATATCAGCTCCAAGCCGCCCAGCACCATCGAGTGGGAGTAG
- the meaB gene encoding methylmalonyl Co-A mutase-associated GTPase MeaB, whose amino-acid sequence MTPQERAQKVMAGDIRTVARLMRDIDDNEPGWQDVLKLLYAEARRARVIGLTGSPGVGKSTLTDALVERLRARGLTVGVVAVDPTSPFSGGAILGDRIRMQRHATDEGVFIRSLATRGHFGGLTASARGVVTVMEAMGLDVVLVETVGVGQDEVEIVRMADTTVVVTVPGMGDDIQAIKAGILEAGDIFVVNKADREGTARTINELKGMLNLSGDHNRRAGWEPPVLATSAVDGTGLDELVATLEQHYGLLTAEGGKMLAERRREGLKREILELVQAGLMRRLLVRLEEGGGLTPVVEKVLEGREDPYTASEKLLSSVLGA is encoded by the coding sequence ATGACGCCACAAGAAAGAGCCCAAAAGGTCATGGCGGGGGACATCCGGACCGTGGCCCGCCTGATGCGCGATATCGACGACAACGAGCCGGGCTGGCAGGATGTCCTGAAGCTGCTCTACGCCGAGGCCCGACGGGCCCGGGTCATAGGCCTCACCGGATCGCCGGGGGTGGGCAAGTCCACGCTCACCGACGCCCTGGTGGAGCGGCTGCGCGCCCGGGGCCTCACCGTGGGGGTGGTGGCGGTGGACCCCACCAGCCCCTTTTCCGGCGGAGCCATCCTGGGCGACCGCATCCGCATGCAGCGCCACGCCACCGACGAGGGCGTCTTCATCCGCTCGCTGGCCACCCGAGGGCACTTCGGTGGGCTCACCGCCTCGGCCCGCGGCGTGGTCACGGTGATGGAGGCCATGGGCCTGGACGTGGTGCTGGTGGAGACGGTGGGAGTGGGCCAGGACGAGGTGGAGATCGTGCGCATGGCCGACACCACCGTGGTGGTCACCGTGCCCGGCATGGGCGACGACATCCAGGCCATCAAGGCGGGCATCTTGGAGGCCGGGGATATCTTCGTGGTCAACAAGGCCGACCGCGAGGGGACGGCGCGCACCATCAACGAACTGAAGGGCATGCTCAACCTGAGCGGCGACCACAACCGCCGGGCCGGCTGGGAGCCGCCGGTGCTGGCCACCAGCGCGGTTGACGGCACCGGCCTGGACGAGTTGGTGGCCACCCTGGAGCAACACTACGGGCTGCTCACGGCCGAGGGCGGCAAGATGTTGGCCGAGCGGCGCCGGGAGGGCCTCAAGCGGGAGATATTGGAGCTGGTGCAGGCCGGCCTGATGCGGCGTCTGCTGGTGCGCCTGGAAGAGGGCGGGGGCTTGACCCCGGTGGTGGAAAAGGTGCTTGAGGGCCGTGAAGACCCCTACACCGCCAGCGAAAAACTATTGTCGTCGGTTCTGGGCGCCTAA